The window CATCCGTTTAGCGGCGACTTTTATAATATATCACATCTAGGCTACTCAATGCAAGCTTTTTTTATTTTTCTTTTTTCTTACTTCGCTTACATCTTGGTACTGCGTTGGCTTTCGAATGCGAACCGTTTTTAGCGGCGAGAGTTAATTTATCATAGAATTGCAATCAAAGTCAAGCAATAAAATAAGAATAAAAAAAGAACCAGAATAACATCTGATTCTTCATGGGTTTGGCTCGGTTAAATACTCGTATATCTTAATTCTATTTCTGAATTCTCTTCATCAATGAGAACGGCCACTTCTTTAATCAATCCTTTTTTGACAAGCTTATTTAACAGTAAGGGAAGCTCAGCCCTAAGCTCAACTAACTGAGAATGCTGCTGCAGTTCATCCGTACTTAATGGCTGTTCATTTTCTCTAAGTACTTGAATAAACGCCTCACAGCAACGCTCCATTTTCGACATAACCGAAAATTCACAGGCGAGTAAAACAAGCTGAACTCTCTGTTTCAACGTTTCCTTACTCATTGTCAGTTCCTCATATAACTTATACACGCCAGGATTAATCGCACGGATCTGCCTCCAAACGGTTATTTCCGGGTGATAACCATCTTCGATAATAACAATGCGAGCCCAATGATGAAGCGCTTCTAGAATATTATTATACGCATCCAGCAAATGCTCATCTAAAATGTATTCCTTGCTCTGAAGGTATTTACGTAAAAATAAGGAAAATTCAACCAGTAGTTTGTGCTCACGTAAGTCCCCCGGAAACTCGAGTATTCGATGACGCAAGCCTTCTAAATAAGTGTTCTGATCCAGAAGTATCTCTCCTTTTAGCAGCCAGTGAAGGATATTTCGGTTGACGCCATGACGTATCCATTGCTCTATGGAAGATGGATCTACCCATCTTTCTTGTATCCTCGAATCGTCTCTTATATAATTAGTCGTATGATTGTTCAGGCTCAGGTCGTTCGTTACTATTAGAAGTAGCGTATCAAAACCATCTGTCAGTGAAGGAAGTTGCTTAGGATTATCTACCGCCATGACACTAATGATCCTCTCTCGTCATTTCGGAACTTAAGCAAAAACTGCTCTTTATCGATTCCCATGGGTATCCGAAGCTCCTGTCTCCAAATTGTTTATATCTATTTCTACATCGTAGAAGGAGTTTCCTGCTGATTTCTGTGACAATTCATACAAACATGATAGCAATTGAATGGGGAGGAACAACGCGTGCGTTTCAGATCAAGTAAAGTAAATGAATTCCGCTTATGGGGTCTCGCCATGACCATGGGTGGAATGCTGCTTATGATTATAGGACTAGCTGGCATCGTTTTTGATTGGGGGAAAGCAGGGCGAATCATCGCTGTGGTCTTCATGATCATTGGTATGATAAGTATGATGGTTAGCATGGGTATATACTTCTGGGCAGGTATGCTCTCCACATCGGCGACCGTCATTGATTGTCCGGAATGCGGAAGAAGAACGAAGATGCTGGGGAAAACGGATCGCTGCATGTTTTGCAAAACGATCTTAACAGTTGATCCACAATACGAGCCAACGACCGAAAACGAAACAGCCGCCACACAAACAGTTCAAGTCGAATTGGACAGAGCTCATGAGCATAAGCCTCATTGATTGTGAGAAAACCTATCGATGCCTTTCGAAGATAAGCGACCGCGTTTAACGAGGAAAGGCTTTGGTCTACGACCAAAGATCCCTATATTAAATTTTATCGCCAATAACAAAACAAAAAGCCGCAACCCTCTTGGGTTCGGCTTTTTGTTTTGTTATTGCTTAGCTTGTTGTAAAGCATCCTGAATGACTTTCCACGTTGCCGGCTGTTCAAAGCCTCTTCTCCATGAGGCCACTCCAGCTAGATCGTACTTCTTAACGAGTTCGAGCCTTGCTTTCATTGATGTTTCATCTTCTAACCAAATACGTATGAGTTTCTCTCCTTCTTTGTACTCCACATAGTTCTGACCTGTTTCCGTTAAGAAAGTAGGGGTTAGTTTCTTATCTTTAATAATCGTCTGGGCAGCTTCCATTGTTAAAGTTTTGGAGGTAGCTGTCGTTTTGCCATTTTTCGTCTCTTCGGTCCACTGGCGCGTATAGAATGGCACACCTAGGACAAGCTTAGATGGTGGTACCTTCTCGCTCCCCAAGAGCTGGGTAATAGAACGCTCTGTCCATGGCAGCGATGAAACGGAGCCAGATTTGGGGCTAGTAGCCCAGTACTCGTCATAAGCCATCAGCATCATGTAATCAACAACTTCGGCAAGAGCGGGTCTGTCATAGAACATGGACCACATCTCATTCGTTGATTTCGGTGTAACATCAATGGAAACAGCTAGACCTTGTTCATGCATAAAAGGTGTCATTTCGCGGACGAATTGGACCAAATTTTCTTTATCTTTGAGATGCACATTTTCAAAATCAATATTGATACCCTGCAAATTGTACGTTTGTGCAAAGCCGAGCAACTGTTTAATCATTTTCA is drawn from Paenibacillus sp. V4I7 and contains these coding sequences:
- a CDS encoding DUF2614 family zinc ribbon-containing protein, coding for MRFRSSKVNEFRLWGLAMTMGGMLLMIIGLAGIVFDWGKAGRIIAVVFMIIGMISMMVSMGIYFWAGMLSTSATVIDCPECGRRTKMLGKTDRCMFCKTILTVDPQYEPTTENETAATQTVQVELDRAHEHKPH
- a CDS encoding nucleotidyltransferase-like protein, coding for MAVDNPKQLPSLTDGFDTLLLIVTNDLSLNNHTTNYIRDDSRIQERWVDPSSIEQWIRHGVNRNILHWLLKGEILLDQNTYLEGLRHRILEFPGDLREHKLLVEFSLFLRKYLQSKEYILDEHLLDAYNNILEALHHWARIVIIEDGYHPEITVWRQIRAINPGVYKLYEELTMSKETLKQRVQLVLLACEFSVMSKMERCCEAFIQVLRENEQPLSTDELQQHSQLVELRAELPLLLNKLVKKGLIKEVAVLIDEENSEIELRYTSI